One window of Magallana gigas chromosome 2, xbMagGiga1.1, whole genome shotgun sequence genomic DNA carries:
- the LOC105339906 gene encoding uncharacterized protein isoform X2, which translates to MSELPSWVNDQIKKGASLSDCLEMLKLLSEKDREERKIEREERQAEREMKKAALDHEFKVKELALKEEELKVARANGGKLNGSSSVQNSHVKLPKLEEGQDIDVFLRSFEKLAALHKWDKSEWAIHLVPLLTGKALEAYSRLSDGESGKYDKIKEAILKRYELTSEAYREKFRQARQQSDESFKDYQVRTEKYLSHWCEREDIHGQYNSLYDLVLREQLLKFCDKDLQVWVHEHRPKNVKEVIDLVEAYQTAHKRLTFGGNRKNGTDRNSQGNFNVNQGQFKAEQGKGPQVKDRACYYCKRPGHIQRDCSLYNRGQYRKPEDKKFGKLGLCLSEHENKQHTEGGKPDLYTSAALVKLPGVSTGDTKDVDDNSVPGLDISRGSVGGKEATVLRDTGCSTVFVHSRLVEKEQMTGRGRKIILADGSEKQCQEACVEIDTPFIKGKLFALILDSPFADVILGNVIDKIEKMEVEKPADCLAVQTRAQTRLEAEETKPRPKKTDDGELKFDICDTETLIKLQETDPSLTRVREMTFEKPDEGQSYYTLKDKILYRVFPREVGNDIFQIVLPHKYRSLALEMAHDIPMSGHMGVKKTRNRILQHFFWPGIFSDTSKYCRSCPECQKGTAKGRVKKVPLVSIPTIDEPFQRIALDFVGPLPLTESKNRFVLVCVDYATKYPIAVALKNQEAETVAEALMGIFADVGFPNEILTDQGSNFMSELIQELCRLLKVSKLVSSPYHPQTNGLVEKFNGTLKKMLKAYAVKEPSKWDKHLPYVLFAYREVPNETTGFSPFEMLFARQVRGPLAVLKDHWEEPENCQSSVLSYLLETRERLKECTELAKEKEKVEKHKQKVYYDRKARTRQYEVGDKVLVLLPSNTSKLLAQWKGPFEITEKVGNVDYRVKVKRNKETVFHVNMLKKWYDREDKCEQDLSKEHLSAIDILGGVYESMDYDSEFNDRASPSLELQKGAEDVIFSNTLSNTQVCQLRGLLNEFSDVFSDIPNRTDVVQHSVKLKSDDPVHKKPYPVPYALRERMQKEIDNMTEMILESTVRLGTIISSI; encoded by the exons ATGTCGGAGTTACCGTCGTGGGTTAATGATCAGATTAAGAAGGGGGCATCATTGTCTGATTGTTTAGAAATGTTGAAGTTGTTGAGTGAGAAGGACAGGGAAGAGAGAAAGATTGAACGGGAAGAGAGACAGGCTGAGCGTGAGATGAAGAAAGCTGCGTTGGATCATGAGTTTAAGGTTAAGGAGTTAGCATTGAAAGAGGAAGAGTTAAAGGTAGCTAGAGCTAATGGAGGGAAATTAAATGGTAGTTCATCTGTCCAGAATTCTCATGTTAAGCTTCCTAAGTTGGAAGAAGGTCAAGATATTGATGTGTTTTTGAGATCATTTGAGAAACTTGCAGCGTTGCATAAATGGGATAAGTCTGAATGGGCTATTCATTTGGTACCACTATTGACAGGTAAGGCATTGGAAGCTTACTCTCGTCTAAGCGATGGTGAAAGTGGTAAGTATGATAAGATTAAGGAGGCAATACTCAAACGATATGAGTTAACTTCAGAAGCTTATAGAGAAAAGTTTCGACAGGCAAGGCAACAATCTGATGAATCATTCAAGGATTATCAGGTACGTACAGAAAAGTATTTATCGCACTGGTGTGAAAGAGAAGATATTCATGGGCAATATAACAGTCTGTACGATTTGGTGTTGAGAGAGCAATTGCTTAAGTTTTGTGATAAAGATTTGCAGGTATGGGTTCATGAACATCGACCAAAGAATGTTAAGGAAGTGATCGATTTGGTTGAGGCCTATCAAACAGCTCACAAAAGGTTGACGTTCGGAGGGAACCGCAAAAATGGAACAGATCGAAATTCTCAAGGTAATTTCAATGTAAATCAGGGGCAATTTAAAGCTGAACAAGGAAAAGGCCCGCAGGTCAAAGACAGAGCCTGTTACTATTGTAAGAGGCCTGGGCATATCCAGAGAGACTGTTCTCTTTACAACCGAGGACAGTATAGAAAACCCGAGGACAAGAAGTTTGGTAAGCTTGGGTTGTGTTTGTCAGAACACGAAAATAAGCAACATACAGAGGGGGGAAAACCTGACTTGTATACAAGTGCAGCGTTGGTCAAACTCCCTGGGGTAAGTACAGGGGATACAAAAGATGTAGATGATAATTCAGTACCAGGTTTGGATATTTCTAGGGGAAGTGTAGGAGGTAAAGAGGCAACAGTTTTGAGAGATACTGGTTGTTCAACTGTATTCGTCCACAGTCGTCTAGTCGAGAAGGAGCAAATGACTGGGAGAGGAAGGAAGATAATTCTTGCTGATGGGTCCGAGAAACAATGCCAAGAAGCGTGTGTAGAGATAGATACGCCATTTATAAAAGGTAAATTGTTTGCTCTTATCTTAGATTCTCCATTTGCTGACGTCATACTTGGAAACGTAATAGACAAGATCGAGAAAATGGAAGTTGAGAAACCAGCTGACTGTTTGGCAGTTCAGACAAGAGCACAGACTCGATTGGAAGCAGAGGAAACGAAGCCTAGACCAAAGAAGACAGATGATGGtgagctaaaatttgacatttgtGATACAGAGACATTGATCAAATTGCAGGAAACTGATCCTAGCCTGACACGTGTGAGGGAAATGACATTTGAAAAGCCAGACGAAGGTCAGTCATACTACACTCTCAAGGACAAGATTCTCTACAGGGTATTTCCTCGTGAGGTAGGAAATGACATATTTCAGATTGTCCTTCCCCATAAATACAGGTCGTTGGCACTTGAAATGGCACATGACATTCCTATGTCGGGTCatatgggagtaaagaagaccAGAAACAGGATTTTACAGCATTTCTTTTGGCCTGGAATTTTTTCAGACACATCAAAATACTGCAGATCCTGTCCAGAGTGTCAAAAAGGTACGGCGAAAGGAAGAGTGAAAAAGGTACCACTTGTAAGTATACCTACTATCGACGAACCATTTCAGCGAATTGCACTAGATTTTGTAGGTCCTTTGCCATTGACAGAATCCAAGAACAGATTTGTTTTGGTATGTGTAGATTATGCTACAAAGTATCCAATTGCAGTAGCTCTAAAAAACCAAGAGGCGGAGACAGTAGCAGAGGCCTTGATGGGAATATTTGCTGACGTGGGTTTTCCAAATGAAATCCTCACAGATCAAGGCAGTAACTTTATGTCCGAGTTGATACAAGAACTGTGTAGATTACTGAAGGTGAGTAAATTGGTAAGTTCTCCGTATCACCCTCAAACAAATGGCCTGGTGGAAAAGTTTAATGGcactttaaagaaaatgttgaaGGCATATGCGGTCAAAGAACCCTCAAAGTGGGACAAACATCTTCCTTATGTTCTATTTGCTTATAGGGAGGTTCCAAACGAAACCACTGGATTTTCTCCTTTTGAAATGCTTTTTGCAAGGCAGGTACGAGGTCCTTTAGCAGTCCTGAAAGATCACTGGGAAGAACCAGAGAATTGTCAGTCATCTGTTCTGAGTTACCTACTCGAAACAAGGGAGCGATTGAAGGAGTGCACAGAGCTCGCAAAAGAGAAGGAAAAAGTCGAAAAGCACAAGCAGAAAGTGTATTACGACAGGAAAGCTAGAACAAGACAATACGAGGTAGGTGACAAAGTTTTAGTATTGCTACCATCTAATACATCAAAATTACTTGCACAGTGGAAAGGTCCATTCGAGATAACAGAGAAAGTCGGTAATGTTGACTACAGAGTTAAGGTGAAAAGGAACAAAGAGACAGTATTTCATGTCAACATGCTGAAAAAATGGTATGATCGTGAGGACAAATGTGAACAAGACTTGTCGAAAGAACATTTATCAGCTATTGACATACTGGGAGGTGTGTATGAGAGTATGGACTACGATTCTGAATTTAACGACAGAGCATCACCTTCGTTAGAACTTCAAAAAGGGGCTGAAGATGTAATTTTTTCCAATACACTGTCGAATACTCAGGTTTGTCAGTTAAGAGGTTTGTTGAATGAGTTTTCTGATGTTTTTAGCGATATACCCAACAGAACAGATGTAGTTCAGCATTCAGTAAAACTTAAGTCAGACGATCCCGTCCATAAGAAGCCGTATCCTGTGCCCTACGCACTGAGGGAACGCATGCAGAAAGAGATAGATAATATGACCGAG atgatattGGAATCTACAGTGAGACTTGGGACGATCATCTCCAGCATTTGA
- the LOC105339906 gene encoding uncharacterized protein isoform X1: MSELPSWVNDQIKKGASLSDCLEMLKLLSEKDREERKIEREERQAEREMKKAALDHEFKVKELALKEEELKVARANGGKLNGSSSVQNSHVKLPKLEEGQDIDVFLRSFEKLAALHKWDKSEWAIHLVPLLTGKALEAYSRLSDGESGKYDKIKEAILKRYELTSEAYREKFRQARQQSDESFKDYQVRTEKYLSHWCEREDIHGQYNSLYDLVLREQLLKFCDKDLQVWVHEHRPKNVKEVIDLVEAYQTAHKRLTFGGNRKNGTDRNSQGNFNVNQGQFKAEQGKGPQVKDRACYYCKRPGHIQRDCSLYNRGQYRKPEDKKFGKLGLCLSEHENKQHTEGGKPDLYTSAALVKLPGVSTGDTKDVDDNSVPGLDISRGSVGGKEATVLRDTGCSTVFVHSRLVEKEQMTGRGRKIILADGSEKQCQEACVEIDTPFIKGKLFALILDSPFADVILGNVIDKIEKMEVEKPADCLAVQTRAQTRLEAEETKPRPKKTDDGELKFDICDTETLIKLQETDPSLTRVREMTFEKPDEGQSYYTLKDKILYRVFPREVGNDIFQIVLPHKYRSLALEMAHDIPMSGHMGVKKTRNRILQHFFWPGIFSDTSKYCRSCPECQKGTAKGRVKKVPLVSIPTIDEPFQRIALDFVGPLPLTESKNRFVLVCVDYATKYPIAVALKNQEAETVAEALMGIFADVGFPNEILTDQGSNFMSELIQELCRLLKVSKLVSSPYHPQTNGLVEKFNGTLKKMLKAYAVKEPSKWDKHLPYVLFAYREVPNETTGFSPFEMLFARQVRGPLAVLKDHWEEPENCQSSVLSYLLETRERLKECTELAKEKEKVEKHKQKVYYDRKARTRQYEVGDKVLVLLPSNTSKLLAQWKGPFEITEKVGNVDYRVKVKRNKETVFHVNMLKKWYDREDKCEQDLSKEHLSAIDILGGVYESMDYDSEFNDRASPSLELQKGAEDVIFSNTLSNTQVCQLRGLLNEFSDVFSDIPNRTDVVQHSVKLKSDDPVHKKPYPVPYALRERMQKEIDNMTEVGIIEPSTSPYASPVVLVRKDDSSIRFCCDYRALNSITVFDPRPMPRMDDLLNEVSRAKFISKIDLTKGYWQIPLDEDAKQKSAFVTPMGHYQFTVMPFGMVNAPATFVRLMHKVLDGLHSFVQCFIDDIGIYSETWDDHLQHLRVVFQRLRDAKLSAKPSKCCFGFDQLEFLGHVVGKGDDGLYQLNCDYKVGDEYGAPDPPFSIHIGDTWRRCTCMVYGDRERSTLETLVYVCCVVVS; encoded by the exons ATGTCGGAGTTACCGTCGTGGGTTAATGATCAGATTAAGAAGGGGGCATCATTGTCTGATTGTTTAGAAATGTTGAAGTTGTTGAGTGAGAAGGACAGGGAAGAGAGAAAGATTGAACGGGAAGAGAGACAGGCTGAGCGTGAGATGAAGAAAGCTGCGTTGGATCATGAGTTTAAGGTTAAGGAGTTAGCATTGAAAGAGGAAGAGTTAAAGGTAGCTAGAGCTAATGGAGGGAAATTAAATGGTAGTTCATCTGTCCAGAATTCTCATGTTAAGCTTCCTAAGTTGGAAGAAGGTCAAGATATTGATGTGTTTTTGAGATCATTTGAGAAACTTGCAGCGTTGCATAAATGGGATAAGTCTGAATGGGCTATTCATTTGGTACCACTATTGACAGGTAAGGCATTGGAAGCTTACTCTCGTCTAAGCGATGGTGAAAGTGGTAAGTATGATAAGATTAAGGAGGCAATACTCAAACGATATGAGTTAACTTCAGAAGCTTATAGAGAAAAGTTTCGACAGGCAAGGCAACAATCTGATGAATCATTCAAGGATTATCAGGTACGTACAGAAAAGTATTTATCGCACTGGTGTGAAAGAGAAGATATTCATGGGCAATATAACAGTCTGTACGATTTGGTGTTGAGAGAGCAATTGCTTAAGTTTTGTGATAAAGATTTGCAGGTATGGGTTCATGAACATCGACCAAAGAATGTTAAGGAAGTGATCGATTTGGTTGAGGCCTATCAAACAGCTCACAAAAGGTTGACGTTCGGAGGGAACCGCAAAAATGGAACAGATCGAAATTCTCAAGGTAATTTCAATGTAAATCAGGGGCAATTTAAAGCTGAACAAGGAAAAGGCCCGCAGGTCAAAGACAGAGCCTGTTACTATTGTAAGAGGCCTGGGCATATCCAGAGAGACTGTTCTCTTTACAACCGAGGACAGTATAGAAAACCCGAGGACAAGAAGTTTGGTAAGCTTGGGTTGTGTTTGTCAGAACACGAAAATAAGCAACATACAGAGGGGGGAAAACCTGACTTGTATACAAGTGCAGCGTTGGTCAAACTCCCTGGGGTAAGTACAGGGGATACAAAAGATGTAGATGATAATTCAGTACCAGGTTTGGATATTTCTAGGGGAAGTGTAGGAGGTAAAGAGGCAACAGTTTTGAGAGATACTGGTTGTTCAACTGTATTCGTCCACAGTCGTCTAGTCGAGAAGGAGCAAATGACTGGGAGAGGAAGGAAGATAATTCTTGCTGATGGGTCCGAGAAACAATGCCAAGAAGCGTGTGTAGAGATAGATACGCCATTTATAAAAGGTAAATTGTTTGCTCTTATCTTAGATTCTCCATTTGCTGACGTCATACTTGGAAACGTAATAGACAAGATCGAGAAAATGGAAGTTGAGAAACCAGCTGACTGTTTGGCAGTTCAGACAAGAGCACAGACTCGATTGGAAGCAGAGGAAACGAAGCCTAGACCAAAGAAGACAGATGATGGtgagctaaaatttgacatttgtGATACAGAGACATTGATCAAATTGCAGGAAACTGATCCTAGCCTGACACGTGTGAGGGAAATGACATTTGAAAAGCCAGACGAAGGTCAGTCATACTACACTCTCAAGGACAAGATTCTCTACAGGGTATTTCCTCGTGAGGTAGGAAATGACATATTTCAGATTGTCCTTCCCCATAAATACAGGTCGTTGGCACTTGAAATGGCACATGACATTCCTATGTCGGGTCatatgggagtaaagaagaccAGAAACAGGATTTTACAGCATTTCTTTTGGCCTGGAATTTTTTCAGACACATCAAAATACTGCAGATCCTGTCCAGAGTGTCAAAAAGGTACGGCGAAAGGAAGAGTGAAAAAGGTACCACTTGTAAGTATACCTACTATCGACGAACCATTTCAGCGAATTGCACTAGATTTTGTAGGTCCTTTGCCATTGACAGAATCCAAGAACAGATTTGTTTTGGTATGTGTAGATTATGCTACAAAGTATCCAATTGCAGTAGCTCTAAAAAACCAAGAGGCGGAGACAGTAGCAGAGGCCTTGATGGGAATATTTGCTGACGTGGGTTTTCCAAATGAAATCCTCACAGATCAAGGCAGTAACTTTATGTCCGAGTTGATACAAGAACTGTGTAGATTACTGAAGGTGAGTAAATTGGTAAGTTCTCCGTATCACCCTCAAACAAATGGCCTGGTGGAAAAGTTTAATGGcactttaaagaaaatgttgaaGGCATATGCGGTCAAAGAACCCTCAAAGTGGGACAAACATCTTCCTTATGTTCTATTTGCTTATAGGGAGGTTCCAAACGAAACCACTGGATTTTCTCCTTTTGAAATGCTTTTTGCAAGGCAGGTACGAGGTCCTTTAGCAGTCCTGAAAGATCACTGGGAAGAACCAGAGAATTGTCAGTCATCTGTTCTGAGTTACCTACTCGAAACAAGGGAGCGATTGAAGGAGTGCACAGAGCTCGCAAAAGAGAAGGAAAAAGTCGAAAAGCACAAGCAGAAAGTGTATTACGACAGGAAAGCTAGAACAAGACAATACGAGGTAGGTGACAAAGTTTTAGTATTGCTACCATCTAATACATCAAAATTACTTGCACAGTGGAAAGGTCCATTCGAGATAACAGAGAAAGTCGGTAATGTTGACTACAGAGTTAAGGTGAAAAGGAACAAAGAGACAGTATTTCATGTCAACATGCTGAAAAAATGGTATGATCGTGAGGACAAATGTGAACAAGACTTGTCGAAAGAACATTTATCAGCTATTGACATACTGGGAGGTGTGTATGAGAGTATGGACTACGATTCTGAATTTAACGACAGAGCATCACCTTCGTTAGAACTTCAAAAAGGGGCTGAAGATGTAATTTTTTCCAATACACTGTCGAATACTCAGGTTTGTCAGTTAAGAGGTTTGTTGAATGAGTTTTCTGATGTTTTTAGCGATATACCCAACAGAACAGATGTAGTTCAGCATTCAGTAAAACTTAAGTCAGACGATCCCGTCCATAAGAAGCCGTATCCTGTGCCCTACGCACTGAGGGAACGCATGCAGAAAGAGATAGATAATATGACCGAGGTTGGTATTATTGAACCCTCAACAAGCCCTTATGCGTCACCAGTGGTTTTGGTAAGAAAAGATGACTCTTCTATCAGATTCTGTTGTGATTATAGAGCGTTAAATAGTATCACTGTATTTGATCCAAGACCAATGCCGCGCATGGATGACCTTTTGAACGAGGTGAGTAGAGCAAAGTTTATCAGCAAAATTGATCTTACAAAAGGCTACTGGCAGATCCCGCTAGATGAGGACGCAAAGCAGAAGAGCGCATTTGTGACCCCCATGGGCCACTATCAATTCACGGTAATGCCGTTCGGTATGGTAAATGCACCTGCAACTTTTGTCAGATTGATGCACAAAGTTCTCGATGGTTTGCATTCATTTGTtcaatgttttatagatgatattGGAATCTACAGTGAGACTTGGGACGATCATCTCCAGCATTTGAGAGTAGTTTTCCAGCGATTGAGGGATGCAAAGTTGTCTGCAAAGCCATCTAAGTGTTGTTTTGGGTTTGATCAACTAGAATTTCTGGGACATGTGGTCGGAAAAG GGGATGACGGTTTATACCAGCTGAATTGTGACTACAAAGTCGGAGACGAGTACGGAGCGCCAGACCCGCCATTTTCCATCCATATCGGGGACACGTGGCGTCGATGTACGTGTATGGTGTATGGTGACCGGGAGCGGTCTACGCTGGAGACGTTGGTATATGTGTGTTGTGTTGTGGTGTCCTAA
- the LOC105339906 gene encoding uncharacterized protein isoform X3 encodes MSELPSWVNDQIKKGASLSDCLEMLKLLSEKDREERKIEREERQAEREMKKAALDHEFKVKELALKEEELKVARANGGKLNGSSSVQNSHVKLPKLEEGQDIDVFLRSFEKLAALHKWDKSEWAIHLVPLLTGKALEAYSRLSDGESGKYDKIKEAILKRYELTSEAYREKFRQARQQSDESFKDYQVRTEKYLSHWCEREDIHGQYNSLYDLVLREQLLKFCDKDLQVWVHEHRPKNVKEVIDLVEAYQTAHKRLTFGGNRKNGTDRNSQGNFNVNQGQFKAEQGKGPQVKDRACYYCKRPGHIQRDCSLYNRGQYRKPEDKKFGKLGLCLSEHENKQHTEGGKPDLYTSAALVKLPGVSTGDTKDVDDNSVPGLDISRGSVGGKEATVLRDTGCSTVFVHSRLVEKEQMTGRGRKIILADGSEKQCQEACVEIDTPFIKGKLFALILDSPFADVILGNVIDKIEKMEVEKPADCLAVQTRAQTRLEAEETKPRPKKTDDGELKFDICDTETLIKLQETDPSLTRVREMTFEKPDEGQSYYTLKDKILYRVFPREVGNDIFQIVLPHKYRSLALEMAHDIPMSGHMGVKKTRNRILQHFFWPGIFSDTSKYCRSCPECQKGTAKGRVKKVPLVSIPTIDEPFQRIALDFVGPLPLTESKNRFVLVCVDYATKYPIAVALKNQEAETVAEALMGIFADVGFPNEILTDQGSNFMSELIQELCRLLKVSKLVSSPYHPQTNGLVEKFNGTLKKMLKAYAVKEPSKWDKHLPYVLFAYREVPNETTGFSPFEMLFARQVRGPLAVLKDHWEEPENCQSSVLSYLLETRERLKECTELAKEKEKVEKHKQKVYYDRKARTRQYERYTQQNRCSSAFSKT; translated from the exons ATGTCGGAGTTACCGTCGTGGGTTAATGATCAGATTAAGAAGGGGGCATCATTGTCTGATTGTTTAGAAATGTTGAAGTTGTTGAGTGAGAAGGACAGGGAAGAGAGAAAGATTGAACGGGAAGAGAGACAGGCTGAGCGTGAGATGAAGAAAGCTGCGTTGGATCATGAGTTTAAGGTTAAGGAGTTAGCATTGAAAGAGGAAGAGTTAAAGGTAGCTAGAGCTAATGGAGGGAAATTAAATGGTAGTTCATCTGTCCAGAATTCTCATGTTAAGCTTCCTAAGTTGGAAGAAGGTCAAGATATTGATGTGTTTTTGAGATCATTTGAGAAACTTGCAGCGTTGCATAAATGGGATAAGTCTGAATGGGCTATTCATTTGGTACCACTATTGACAGGTAAGGCATTGGAAGCTTACTCTCGTCTAAGCGATGGTGAAAGTGGTAAGTATGATAAGATTAAGGAGGCAATACTCAAACGATATGAGTTAACTTCAGAAGCTTATAGAGAAAAGTTTCGACAGGCAAGGCAACAATCTGATGAATCATTCAAGGATTATCAGGTACGTACAGAAAAGTATTTATCGCACTGGTGTGAAAGAGAAGATATTCATGGGCAATATAACAGTCTGTACGATTTGGTGTTGAGAGAGCAATTGCTTAAGTTTTGTGATAAAGATTTGCAGGTATGGGTTCATGAACATCGACCAAAGAATGTTAAGGAAGTGATCGATTTGGTTGAGGCCTATCAAACAGCTCACAAAAGGTTGACGTTCGGAGGGAACCGCAAAAATGGAACAGATCGAAATTCTCAAGGTAATTTCAATGTAAATCAGGGGCAATTTAAAGCTGAACAAGGAAAAGGCCCGCAGGTCAAAGACAGAGCCTGTTACTATTGTAAGAGGCCTGGGCATATCCAGAGAGACTGTTCTCTTTACAACCGAGGACAGTATAGAAAACCCGAGGACAAGAAGTTTGGTAAGCTTGGGTTGTGTTTGTCAGAACACGAAAATAAGCAACATACAGAGGGGGGAAAACCTGACTTGTATACAAGTGCAGCGTTGGTCAAACTCCCTGGGGTAAGTACAGGGGATACAAAAGATGTAGATGATAATTCAGTACCAGGTTTGGATATTTCTAGGGGAAGTGTAGGAGGTAAAGAGGCAACAGTTTTGAGAGATACTGGTTGTTCAACTGTATTCGTCCACAGTCGTCTAGTCGAGAAGGAGCAAATGACTGGGAGAGGAAGGAAGATAATTCTTGCTGATGGGTCCGAGAAACAATGCCAAGAAGCGTGTGTAGAGATAGATACGCCATTTATAAAAGGTAAATTGTTTGCTCTTATCTTAGATTCTCCATTTGCTGACGTCATACTTGGAAACGTAATAGACAAGATCGAGAAAATGGAAGTTGAGAAACCAGCTGACTGTTTGGCAGTTCAGACAAGAGCACAGACTCGATTGGAAGCAGAGGAAACGAAGCCTAGACCAAAGAAGACAGATGATGGtgagctaaaatttgacatttgtGATACAGAGACATTGATCAAATTGCAGGAAACTGATCCTAGCCTGACACGTGTGAGGGAAATGACATTTGAAAAGCCAGACGAAGGTCAGTCATACTACACTCTCAAGGACAAGATTCTCTACAGGGTATTTCCTCGTGAGGTAGGAAATGACATATTTCAGATTGTCCTTCCCCATAAATACAGGTCGTTGGCACTTGAAATGGCACATGACATTCCTATGTCGGGTCatatgggagtaaagaagaccAGAAACAGGATTTTACAGCATTTCTTTTGGCCTGGAATTTTTTCAGACACATCAAAATACTGCAGATCCTGTCCAGAGTGTCAAAAAGGTACGGCGAAAGGAAGAGTGAAAAAGGTACCACTTGTAAGTATACCTACTATCGACGAACCATTTCAGCGAATTGCACTAGATTTTGTAGGTCCTTTGCCATTGACAGAATCCAAGAACAGATTTGTTTTGGTATGTGTAGATTATGCTACAAAGTATCCAATTGCAGTAGCTCTAAAAAACCAAGAGGCGGAGACAGTAGCAGAGGCCTTGATGGGAATATTTGCTGACGTGGGTTTTCCAAATGAAATCCTCACAGATCAAGGCAGTAACTTTATGTCCGAGTTGATACAAGAACTGTGTAGATTACTGAAGGTGAGTAAATTGGTAAGTTCTCCGTATCACCCTCAAACAAATGGCCTGGTGGAAAAGTTTAATGGcactttaaagaaaatgttgaaGGCATATGCGGTCAAAGAACCCTCAAAGTGGGACAAACATCTTCCTTATGTTCTATTTGCTTATAGGGAGGTTCCAAACGAAACCACTGGATTTTCTCCTTTTGAAATGCTTTTTGCAAGGCAGGTACGAGGTCCTTTAGCAGTCCTGAAAGATCACTGGGAAGAACCAGAGAATTGTCAGTCATCTGTTCTGAGTTACCTACTCGAAACAAGGGAGCGATTGAAGGAGTGCACAGAGCTCGCAAAAGAGAAGGAAAAAGTCGAAAAGCACAAGCAGAAAGTGTATTACGACAGGAAAGCTAGAACAAGACAATACGAG CGATATACCCAACAGAACAGATGTAGTTCAGCATTCAGTAAAACTTAA